The Pseudomonas orientalis genome contains a region encoding:
- the mprF gene encoding bifunctional lysylphosphatidylglycerol flippase/synthetase MprF — MRANSSEPQDTVTAEQPIPPTRLRWLDLLSKYRQPIGLAVTLLLFAIALIACRHLLLELDLYALHDSILDVPRPALLGAFAAAVAGFIILLGYEFSGARYAGVKLPAKTLALGGFTAFAIGNAIGLSMLSGGSVRYRLYARHGIGASEVAHMTVFASLALGCALPPLAALATLSNLPAASTYLHLSQSLLGGVAGAVLLLSAMLCIGIYRRRLPEQPYPDNLLVKAGRRTLRLPGRRLTFLQLIITALDVAAAATVLYLLLPEAPPFGPFLLVYLLALAAGVLSHVPGGVGVFEAILLAAFADKLGAAPLAAALLLYRMIYVVLPLLIACVFLLVNEAQRLFQTQQSLRVASGLAAPVLAVLVFLSGVVLLFSGATPEIDSRLENIGFLIPHRLIDASHFGASLIGVLCLLLAQGLRRRLSAAWMLTMVLLLVGALLSLLKGFDWEEASLMTMTAVLLAIFRRSFYRASRLTELPFSPLYLVASVCVLGASIWLLLFAYQDVPYSHQLWWQFTLDANAPRGLRSLLGAAVLLVIVSLTWLLRTARPVIHLPTPDELERASKILMASSQPDGGLALTGDKALLFHPNDEAFLMYARRGRSLVALYDPIGPTQPRAEMIWQFRDLCDIHHARPVFYQVRAENLPYYMDIGLTAIKLGEEARVDLKRFDLEAKGKEMKDLRYTWNRGTRDGLSLEICEPGTAPMDELKVISDAWLTGKNVREKGFSLGRFSDDYLKHFRIAIIRFEGRPVAFANLLETYNHDLASLDLMRAHPDAPKLTMEFMMVGLIQHYKSHGYARFSLGMVPLSGLQPRRGAPLTQRLGSMVFRRGEQLYNFQGLRRFKDKFQPDWEPRYMAVPAGLDPLVALADTAALIAGGLTGLVKR; from the coding sequence ATGCGCGCCAACTCGTCTGAACCACAAGACACTGTCACAGCGGAACAACCGATTCCTCCCACCCGTTTGCGTTGGTTGGATCTGTTGAGCAAATACCGTCAGCCCATCGGCCTGGCCGTGACCTTGCTGCTGTTTGCCATTGCCCTGATCGCCTGTCGACATCTGTTGTTGGAGCTCGATCTCTACGCCCTCCACGACTCGATCCTGGACGTGCCCAGGCCTGCCTTGCTCGGCGCGTTTGCGGCGGCGGTGGCCGGGTTCATCATTCTGTTGGGCTATGAATTCTCCGGCGCACGCTATGCCGGCGTGAAACTGCCCGCCAAGACACTGGCACTGGGGGGCTTCACCGCCTTTGCCATCGGCAACGCCATTGGCTTGTCGATGCTCTCGGGCGGCTCGGTGCGCTACCGTTTATATGCGCGCCACGGCATCGGGGCTTCGGAAGTCGCCCACATGACCGTGTTCGCCAGCCTGGCGCTGGGCTGCGCGCTGCCCCCCCTGGCCGCATTGGCCACGCTGAGCAACCTGCCGGCGGCATCGACCTACCTGCATTTGTCGCAGAGCCTGCTCGGTGGTGTTGCCGGTGCCGTGCTGCTGTTGTCGGCCATGCTGTGCATCGGCATCTATCGCCGTCGCCTGCCGGAACAACCCTACCCGGATAACCTGTTGGTCAAGGCCGGACGTCGCACCCTGCGCCTGCCGGGCCGACGCTTGACGTTCCTGCAGTTGATCATCACCGCACTGGATGTCGCCGCCGCAGCCACCGTCCTTTATCTGCTGCTGCCGGAAGCGCCGCCCTTCGGCCCGTTCCTGTTGGTGTACCTGCTGGCCCTGGCCGCCGGCGTACTCAGCCATGTACCGGGTGGCGTGGGGGTGTTCGAAGCCATCCTGCTGGCAGCCTTCGCCGACAAGCTCGGCGCCGCGCCACTGGCTGCCGCCCTGCTGCTGTACCGGATGATCTACGTGGTATTGCCGCTGTTGATCGCGTGTGTCTTCCTGCTGGTCAACGAGGCCCAGCGCCTGTTCCAGACCCAGCAAAGCCTGCGCGTCGCCTCCGGCCTGGCGGCACCAGTGCTGGCCGTACTGGTTTTTTTGTCCGGCGTGGTCCTGCTGTTTTCCGGCGCCACGCCGGAGATCGATTCACGCCTGGAAAACATCGGCTTCCTGATTCCCCACCGCCTGATTGACGCGTCGCACTTCGGCGCCAGCCTGATCGGCGTGCTGTGCCTGTTGCTGGCCCAAGGCTTGCGTCGACGGTTGTCGGCGGCCTGGATGCTGACCATGGTGCTGCTGCTGGTAGGCGCCCTGCTCTCGCTGCTCAAGGGCTTCGACTGGGAAGAAGCCAGTCTGATGACCATGACCGCCGTGCTGCTGGCGATCTTCCGACGCTCGTTCTACCGCGCCAGTCGCTTGACCGAACTGCCCTTCTCGCCGCTGTACCTGGTGGCCAGCGTGTGTGTGCTGGGCGCGTCGATCTGGCTGCTGCTGTTCGCCTACCAGGACGTCCCCTATAGCCATCAGCTCTGGTGGCAGTTCACCCTCGATGCCAACGCCCCGCGCGGCCTGCGTTCTTTGCTGGGCGCCGCCGTCCTGCTGGTGATCGTGTCGCTGACCTGGCTGTTGCGTACCGCGCGCCCGGTCATCCATCTGCCGACCCCGGACGAACTCGAACGCGCCTCCAAAATCCTGATGGCCTCCTCCCAACCCGACGGCGGCCTGGCGCTGACCGGCGACAAGGCATTGCTGTTCCACCCCAATGACGAAGCCTTCCTGATGTATGCCCGTCGCGGGCGCAGCCTGGTGGCCTTGTATGATCCGATCGGCCCGACCCAACCGCGCGCCGAGATGATCTGGCAGTTCCGCGACTTGTGTGACATTCACCACGCACGGCCGGTGTTCTATCAAGTGCGTGCCGAGAACCTGCCGTACTACATGGATATCGGACTCACCGCGATCAAGCTGGGCGAAGAAGCCCGCGTCGACCTGAAACGCTTTGACCTGGAAGCCAAGGGCAAAGAGATGAAGGATTTGCGCTACACCTGGAACCGCGGCACCCGCGACGGCCTGTCCCTGGAGATCTGCGAGCCGGGCACCGCGCCAATGGATGAATTAAAAGTTATCTCGGACGCCTGGCTCACCGGTAAGAATGTGCGCGAAAAGGGCTTCTCCCTGGGCCGCTTCAGCGACGACTACCTCAAGCACTTCCGTATCGCGATCATTCGCTTCGAAGGGCGCCCGGTGGCCTTCGCCAACCTGCTCGAGACGTACAACCATGACCTGGCCAGTCTCGACCTGATGCGCGCCCACCCGGACGCACCGAAGCTGACCATGGAGTTCATGATGGTCGGCCTGATTCAACATTATAAGAGTCACGGCTACGCCCGCTTCAGCCTCGGCATGGTGCCGTTGTCGGGTCTGCAGCCCCGGCGTGGCGCGCCATTGACCCAGCGCTTGGGCTCGATGGTGTTCCGCCGTGGCGAGCAACTGTATAACTTCCAAGGTTTGCGCCGCTTCAAAGACAAGTTCCAGCCCGACTGGGAACCCCGTTACATGGCCGTGCCCGCAGGACTTGATCCGCTGGTGGCACTGGCCGATACCGCCGCCCTGATCGCGGGCGGCTTGACTGGATTGGTGAAACGCTGA
- a CDS encoding virulence factor family protein, translated as MIRRSWRYVLAFVVLLALILGGGYWYWNRPAPQPTLEQMPQADGSVMTRVTPAGNAKARVAVAVMADETLTDSQLIALSQGGSAQLVQVILPKNDCKLQEQALQSALAQLKGPATLVSGIGPGAALAWRWLATQSDDKANAISVGFALKQEGCNDPLPKTAAHGNWLVAWNDNPDDESASFVRDTPRATTSISDYDIHYPQVLNNELRKQLVGSDNGGLAIPVVEVPAGQAKDTVTLFLSGDGGWRDLDRDVAGEMAKIGYPVVGIDTLRYYWQHKTPEQSAKDLTELMQHYRQKWGTKRFVLTGYSFGADVLPAIYNRMPANEQQRVDAIILLAFARTGSFEIEVEGWLGNAGKEAATGPEMAKLPPEKVVCIYGAEEVDESGCTDKTAVGEAMKLPGGHHFDENYPALAKRLVDIIVKHQAKAE; from the coding sequence ATGATTCGACGCTCCTGGCGGTATGTATTGGCTTTTGTAGTGCTGCTCGCGCTGATCCTGGGCGGCGGCTACTGGTACTGGAACCGCCCTGCCCCACAGCCGACCCTGGAGCAAATGCCCCAGGCCGACGGCTCGGTGATGACCCGTGTAACCCCGGCCGGCAACGCCAAGGCCCGCGTGGCGGTGGCCGTGATGGCCGACGAAACCCTCACCGACAGCCAACTGATCGCCCTCAGCCAGGGTGGCTCGGCGCAGCTCGTCCAGGTGATCCTGCCCAAGAATGACTGCAAGCTGCAGGAGCAAGCGCTGCAAAGCGCCCTGGCCCAGCTTAAAGGCCCGGCGACCCTGGTCAGCGGCATCGGCCCTGGCGCGGCGCTCGCCTGGCGCTGGCTGGCCACACAGAGCGACGACAAGGCCAACGCCATTTCCGTCGGCTTCGCCCTGAAACAGGAAGGCTGCAACGACCCGCTGCCGAAAACCGCCGCCCATGGCAACTGGCTGGTGGCCTGGAATGACAACCCCGACGATGAAAGCGCCAGCTTCGTACGTGACACACCGCGCGCCACCACCAGCATCAGCGACTACGACATTCATTACCCGCAAGTGCTGAACAACGAGCTGCGTAAGCAGCTGGTAGGTTCGGACAACGGCGGCCTGGCGATTCCTGTAGTGGAAGTGCCGGCCGGCCAGGCCAAGGACACCGTGACCCTGTTCCTCTCCGGTGACGGCGGCTGGCGTGACCTGGACCGTGACGTGGCTGGCGAAATGGCGAAGATCGGCTACCCGGTGGTCGGCATCGACACCCTGCGCTACTACTGGCAGCACAAAACTCCGGAACAAAGCGCCAAGGACCTTACCGAACTGATGCAGCATTACCGGCAGAAATGGGGCACCAAACGCTTCGTGCTGACCGGTTACTCGTTCGGCGCCGACGTCCTGCCGGCCATCTACAACCGGATGCCAGCAAACGAACAGCAACGGGTCGACGCGATCATTCTGCTGGCCTTCGCCCGCACCGGCAGCTTCGAGATTGAAGTGGAAGGCTGGCTGGGCAACGCCGGCAAAGAAGCCGCCACCGGCCCGGAAATGGCCAAGCTGCCGCCAGAGAAAGTGGTGTGCATCTATGGCGCGGAAGAAGTCGACGAGAGTGGCTGCACCGACAAGACCGCCGTGGGCGAAGCGATGAAGCTGCCGGGCGGGCATCACTTTGACGAGAACTATCCGGCGCTGGCCAAGCGGTTGGTGGATATCATCGTCAAGCACCAGGCCAAGGCCGAGTAA
- the recJ gene encoding single-stranded-DNA-specific exonuclease RecJ yields MRIDPRPLPAVLPFLGELPPLLTRLYAARGVQSEAELDKSLARLIPYQQLKGIDAAVDLLVTALEQRQRILIVGDFDADGATASTVGTLGLRLLGAAHVDYLVPNRFEYGYGLTPEIVAVALQREPQLLITVDNGISSIEGVAAAKAAGLKVLVTDHHLPGDELPAADAIVNPNQPGCTFPSKALAGVGVIFYVLMALRARLRSLGWYDNSPQPNIGELLDLVALGSVADVVPLDANNRILVHQGLERIRAGRARPGIKAILEVAKRDHARITSTDLGFILGPRLNAAGRLDDMSLGIECLLTTDFAAAREMAAQLDGMNQDRKSIEQGMQREALAQLKDLPVESMPYGLCLFDPEWHQGVIGILASRMKERYFRPTIAFADAGDGLLKGSGRSVQGFHIRDALAVVASQHPNLIAKYGGHAMAAGLTLPEANFPLFAEAFDAEVRRQLREEDLTGRLLSDGTLAVEEFHLELARALRHAGPWGQHFPEPLFHGVFQLVEQRVVGERHLKVVLKSECGSVKLDGIAFGVDREVWPNPTVRWVELAYKLDVNEFRGNETVQLMIAHIEPR; encoded by the coding sequence ATGCGTATCGATCCCCGTCCCTTGCCCGCCGTCCTGCCATTCCTCGGTGAATTGCCACCGCTGCTGACCCGTCTCTACGCCGCGCGCGGGGTGCAATCGGAAGCCGAGCTGGACAAGAGCCTGGCGCGGTTGATTCCCTATCAGCAGCTCAAGGGCATCGATGCCGCCGTCGATCTGCTGGTGACGGCGCTGGAGCAGCGCCAACGTATCCTGATCGTCGGTGACTTCGACGCCGACGGCGCCACCGCCAGCACCGTGGGTACACTGGGCCTGCGTCTGCTCGGTGCGGCCCATGTCGATTACCTGGTGCCCAACCGTTTCGAATACGGCTACGGCCTGACGCCGGAGATCGTTGCCGTGGCGCTGCAGCGCGAGCCGCAGTTGCTCATCACCGTGGACAACGGTATCTCCAGCATCGAAGGCGTGGCGGCGGCGAAGGCGGCGGGGCTGAAGGTGCTGGTGACCGATCACCACTTGCCGGGCGACGAACTGCCGGCGGCGGACGCGATCGTCAATCCGAACCAGCCAGGCTGTACGTTCCCCAGCAAGGCACTGGCCGGTGTGGGCGTGATCTTCTACGTACTGATGGCCCTGCGCGCGCGTTTGCGCAGCCTCGGCTGGTATGACAACAGCCCGCAGCCGAACATTGGTGAACTGCTCGACCTGGTGGCCCTGGGCAGCGTCGCCGACGTGGTGCCGCTGGACGCCAACAACCGCATCCTGGTGCATCAAGGGTTGGAGCGTATTCGCGCCGGTCGGGCGCGGCCGGGGATCAAGGCGATCCTCGAAGTGGCCAAGCGCGACCACGCCCGCATCACCTCCACCGACCTGGGCTTCATTCTCGGCCCACGGCTCAATGCGGCCGGGCGCCTGGACGATATGAGCCTGGGCATCGAATGCCTGCTGACTACCGATTTTGCCGCGGCGCGGGAAATGGCCGCACAACTGGACGGCATGAACCAGGACCGCAAATCCATCGAGCAGGGCATGCAGCGCGAGGCCCTGGCGCAACTCAAGGATTTGCCGGTGGAGTCGATGCCGTACGGCCTGTGCCTGTTCGACCCGGAGTGGCACCAGGGGGTGATCGGGATTCTGGCCTCGCGCATGAAAGAGCGCTATTTCCGTCCCACCATCGCCTTTGCCGATGCCGGTGACGGCCTGCTCAAGGGCTCAGGGCGTTCGGTACAAGGCTTTCATATCCGTGACGCGCTGGCGGTGGTTGCCAGCCAGCACCCCAACCTGATCGCCAAATACGGCGGTCACGCGATGGCGGCGGGCCTGACCCTGCCCGAAGCGAACTTCCCCTTGTTTGCCGAGGCTTTCGATGCCGAGGTGCGTCGGCAACTGCGCGAAGAAGACCTCACCGGACGCCTGCTCTCCGATGGCACCCTGGCGGTGGAAGAGTTTCATCTGGAACTGGCCCGCGCGCTGCGCCATGCCGGCCCGTGGGGGCAGCACTTTCCCGAGCCGTTGTTTCACGGTGTGTTTCAGCTGGTGGAGCAGCGGGTGGTTGGCGAACGGCACTTGAAGGTGGTGCTCAAGAGCGAATGCGGGTCGGTGAAGCTTGATGGCATTGCGTTTGGCGTGGACCGTGAAGTCTGGCCTAACCCGACCGTGCGCTGGGTGGAATTGGCCTACAAGCTGGACGTGAACGAGTTTCGCGGGAACGAGACGGTGCAGTTGATGATTGCGCATATCGAACCGCGTTAG
- a CDS encoding YaeQ family protein: protein MAQPSTTYKFELNLTDLDRSVYESVKQTIARHPSETEERMTVRLLAYALWYNEQLAFGRGLSDVDEPALWEKSLDDRVLHWIEVGQPDADRLTWCSRRTERTSLLAYGSLRVWEGKVVPVANNLKNVHIAAVPQEILEVLAKDMPRVIKWDVMISEGTIFVTDDRGQHEVQLQWLVGGRD, encoded by the coding sequence ATGGCCCAGCCGTCCACGACCTACAAATTCGAACTCAACCTCACCGACCTTGACCGTTCGGTGTACGAGAGCGTCAAACAGACCATCGCCCGCCACCCTTCGGAAACCGAAGAACGTATGACCGTGCGCCTGCTGGCCTACGCCCTCTGGTACAACGAGCAGTTGGCGTTCGGCCGTGGCTTGTCGGATGTCGACGAGCCGGCCCTGTGGGAAAAGAGCCTGGATGATCGGGTGTTGCACTGGATCGAAGTCGGCCAGCCGGATGCAGACCGCCTGACCTGGTGCTCGCGTCGCACCGAACGCACCAGCTTGCTGGCATACGGCAGCCTGCGGGTGTGGGAAGGCAAGGTGGTGCCGGTGGCGAATAACCTCAAGAACGTGCACATCGCTGCCGTGCCGCAGGAGATTCTGGAGGTGCTGGCCAAGGACATGCCGCGCGTGATCAAGTGGGATGTGATGATCAGCGAAGGCACGATCTTCGTCACCGATGACCGTGGCCAGCATGAAGTGCAGTTGCAATGGCTGGTGGGCGGGCGTGATTGA
- a CDS encoding CaiB/BaiF CoA transferase family protein, producing MSLNAKPLAGLKVIELGTLIAGPFASRICAEFGAEVIKVESPDGGDPLRKWRKLYEGTSLWWFVQARNKQSLTLNLKHPDGLAILKQLLADADILIENFRPGVLEKLGLGWETLHALNPRLVMVRLSGFGQTGPMKDQPGFGAVGESMGGLRYITGFEDRPPVRTGISIGDSIAALWAVIGALMALRHREVNGGLGQVVDVALYEAIFAMMESMIPEFDVFGFIRERTGNIMPGITPSSIHTSADGKHVQIGANGDAIFKRFMAAIGRDDLANDPVLASNDGRDSRRDELYGVIDRWVNTLPLDQVMAQLNQAQVPASRIYSAEDMLGDPQFLAREMFLSAQLPDGKDFKMPGIVPKLSDTPGSCEWVGPQLGEHNGVLLNALGYDAAAIARLRADGAI from the coding sequence ATGTCGCTTAATGCCAAACCGCTTGCCGGCCTGAAAGTCATCGAACTCGGTACCCTGATTGCCGGCCCGTTTGCCTCACGTATCTGCGCCGAGTTCGGCGCCGAAGTGATCAAGGTCGAATCCCCGGACGGCGGCGATCCCCTGCGCAAATGGCGCAAACTGTATGAAGGCACCTCGCTGTGGTGGTTCGTGCAGGCGCGCAACAAGCAGTCGCTGACCCTCAACCTCAAGCACCCGGATGGCCTGGCGATCCTCAAGCAATTGCTGGCCGACGCCGACATCCTGATCGAAAACTTCCGCCCCGGTGTGCTGGAAAAACTCGGCCTGGGCTGGGAAACCCTGCACGCGCTGAACCCAAGGCTGGTGATGGTGCGCCTCTCGGGCTTCGGCCAGACCGGGCCGATGAAAGACCAGCCGGGGTTTGGCGCGGTGGGCGAGTCCATGGGCGGCCTGCGCTACATCACCGGCTTCGAAGACCGCCCGCCCGTGCGCACCGGGATTTCCATCGGTGATTCGATTGCCGCGCTGTGGGCGGTGATCGGCGCGCTGATGGCGCTGCGGCATCGTGAAGTCAACGGCGGCCTCGGCCAGGTGGTCGACGTGGCGCTGTACGAAGCCATCTTCGCCATGATGGAAAGCATGATTCCCGAGTTCGATGTGTTCGGCTTCATTCGCGAACGCACCGGCAACATCATGCCCGGCATCACGCCCTCCTCGATCCATACCAGCGCTGACGGCAAACATGTGCAGATTGGCGCCAATGGCGATGCGATCTTCAAGCGCTTCATGGCCGCCATCGGCCGCGACGACCTGGCGAACGACCCGGTGCTCGCCAGCAATGACGGGCGTGACAGCCGCCGCGATGAGCTGTACGGGGTGATCGATCGCTGGGTCAACACCCTGCCGCTGGATCAGGTCATGGCGCAGTTGAACCAGGCCCAAGTGCCCGCCAGCCGCATCTACAGTGCCGAGGACATGCTGGGCGACCCGCAATTCCTGGCCCGGGAGATGTTCCTCAGCGCGCAACTGCCGGATGGCAAGGATTTCAAGATGCCGGGCATCGTGCCCAAACTGTCGGATACCCCAGGCAGCTGTGAATGGGTGGGGCCGCAATTGGGCGAGCACAACGGTGTGCTGCTCAACGCCCTGGGCTATGACGCGGCGGCCATCGCCCGCTTGCGTGCGGATGGCGCGATCTGA
- a CDS encoding DUF3509 domain-containing protein, with protein sequence MESISLLLEEALSPYLVTLTTAGVQGECLVTVKNPGGAIMVEREVNRAQLTDKRALVDVVDCLLRDLKIAEGRLEPSVIAALRNAAMTRTPVCA encoded by the coding sequence ATGGAAAGTATCAGCCTGTTGCTCGAAGAAGCATTGAGCCCTTATCTGGTTACGCTGACCACCGCTGGTGTGCAGGGCGAATGCCTGGTGACCGTGAAGAACCCCGGTGGCGCCATCATGGTCGAGCGCGAAGTTAACCGCGCTCAACTGACCGACAAACGCGCCCTGGTGGATGTGGTGGATTGCCTGCTGCGCGATTTGAAAATCGCCGAAGGTCGACTTGAGCCCTCGGTCATCGCAGCCTTGCGCAACGCCGCCATGACACGCACCCCGGTCTGCGCATGA
- the thrC gene encoding threonine synthase, with translation MRYISTRGQAPALNFEDVLLAGLATDGGLYVPENLPRFTQEEIASWAGLPYHELAFRVMRPFVTGSIPDADFKKILEETYGVFSHSAIAPLRQLNGNEWVLELFHGPTLAFKDFALQLLGRLLDYVLEKRGERVVIMGATSGDTGSAAIEGCKHCENVDIFILHPHKRVSEVQRRQMTTIFGENIHNIAIEGNFDDCQEMVKNSFADQSFLKGTRLVAVNSINWARIMAQIVYYFHASLQLGGPARSVSFSVPTGNFGDIFAGYLARNMGLPVNQLIVATNRNDILHRFMSGNGYVKETLHATLSPSMDIMVSSNFERLLFDMHGRNGAALAELMNSFKQGGGFSVEQERWTETRKLFDSLAVDDAQTCETIAEVYAQTGELLDPHTAIGVKAARECRRSLDIPMVILGTAHPVKFPEAVEKAGVGKALELPQHLADLFEREERCTVLANDLKAVQAFVSQHGNRGKPL, from the coding sequence ATGCGTTACATCAGCACCCGCGGCCAGGCACCGGCCCTGAATTTCGAAGACGTTCTGCTGGCAGGCCTTGCCACCGACGGCGGCCTGTACGTGCCGGAAAACCTGCCACGCTTCACCCAGGAAGAAATCGCTTCCTGGGCCGGCCTGCCGTACCACGAGCTGGCGTTCCGGGTGATGCGCCCGTTCGTCACCGGCAGCATTCCGGACGCGGATTTCAAGAAGATCCTGGAAGAGACGTACGGCGTGTTTTCCCACAGCGCCATTGCGCCCCTGCGCCAGTTGAACGGCAACGAGTGGGTGCTTGAGCTGTTCCACGGCCCGACCCTGGCGTTCAAGGACTTTGCCCTGCAATTGCTGGGTCGCCTGCTCGACTACGTACTGGAAAAACGCGGCGAGCGCGTAGTGATCATGGGCGCTACCTCCGGCGATACCGGTTCGGCGGCCATTGAAGGATGCAAGCACTGCGAAAACGTCGACATCTTCATCCTGCACCCGCACAAGCGCGTGTCGGAGGTGCAGCGTCGCCAGATGACCACCATTTTCGGTGAGAACATCCACAACATTGCCATCGAAGGCAACTTCGATGACTGCCAGGAAATGGTCAAGAACAGCTTTGCCGACCAGAGCTTTCTCAAGGGCACGCGCCTGGTGGCGGTGAACTCGATCAACTGGGCGCGGATCATGGCCCAGATCGTCTACTACTTCCACGCCTCCCTGCAGCTCGGCGGCCCGGCGCGTTCAGTATCGTTCTCGGTGCCGACCGGCAACTTCGGCGATATCTTCGCCGGCTACCTGGCGCGCAACATGGGGCTGCCGGTCAATCAGTTGATCGTCGCGACCAACCGCAACGACATCCTGCACCGTTTCATGAGCGGCAACGGGTATGTCAAGGAAACCCTGCACGCCACGCTGTCGCCGTCGATGGACATCATGGTCTCGTCGAACTTCGAACGCCTGCTGTTCGACATGCACGGTCGCAACGGCGCGGCGTTGGCCGAGCTGATGAACAGCTTCAAGCAAGGTGGCGGTTTCAGCGTCGAGCAAGAGCGCTGGACCGAAACCCGCAAGCTGTTCGATTCCCTGGCCGTGGACGACGCGCAGACATGCGAAACCATCGCTGAAGTCTATGCCCAGACCGGCGAGCTGCTCGACCCGCACACCGCCATCGGTGTGAAGGCCGCCCGCGAGTGCCGTCGCAGCCTGGATATCCCGATGGTGATCCTTGGCACTGCGCACCCGGTGAAATTCCCCGAAGCGGTGGAAAAGGCCGGTGTTGGCAAGGCGCTGGAGCTGCCGCAGCACCTGGCGGATCTGTTCGAGCGTGAAGAGCGTTGCACGGTGTTGGCTAACGACCTGAAAGCTGTGCAGGCGTTTGTCAGCCAGCATGGCAATCGGGGCAAGCCGCTGTAA
- a CDS encoding homoserine dehydrogenase, with protein sequence MKPVKVGICGLGTVGGGTFNVLQRNAEEISRRAGREIEVAQIATRSPKPQFETTGIAITNDVFAVATNPEIDIVIELVGGYTVARELVLKAIENGKHVVTANKALIAVHGNEIFAKAREKGVIVAFEAAVAGGIPVIKAIREGLSANRINWVAGIINGTGNFILTEMREKGRTFEDVLAEAQALGYAEADPTFDVEGIDAAHKLTILASIAFGIPLQFDKAYTEGITKLTTADVNYAEALGYRIKHLGVARSTPAGIELRVHPTLIPADRLIANVNGVMNAVMVNGDAAGSTLFYGAGAGMEPTASSVIADLVDVVRAMTSDPENRVPHLAFQPDSLSAHPILPIEACESAYYLRIQAQDHPGVLAQVASILSERGINIESIMQKEVEEQNGQVPMILLTHRVLEQHINDAIAALEALQGVVGPVVRIRVEHLN encoded by the coding sequence GTGAAACCGGTCAAAGTAGGCATCTGTGGGTTAGGGACCGTCGGTGGCGGCACCTTCAACGTACTTCAGCGTAACGCCGAAGAAATTTCCCGCCGTGCAGGGCGCGAGATTGAAGTGGCGCAGATCGCCACACGTTCGCCAAAGCCTCAGTTCGAAACGACCGGTATTGCAATTACCAACGATGTGTTCGCCGTGGCCACCAACCCTGAGATCGATATTGTCATCGAACTGGTAGGCGGCTATACCGTGGCCCGCGAGCTGGTGCTCAAGGCCATCGAGAACGGCAAGCACGTGGTCACCGCCAACAAGGCGCTGATCGCCGTGCACGGTAACGAAATCTTCGCCAAGGCCCGTGAGAAGGGCGTGATCGTGGCGTTCGAAGCCGCCGTGGCCGGCGGCATCCCGGTGATCAAGGCGATTCGTGAAGGCCTGTCCGCCAACCGCATCAATTGGGTGGCCGGCATCATCAACGGCACCGGTAACTTCATCCTGACCGAAATGCGCGAAAAGGGCCGCACCTTCGAAGACGTGCTGGCCGAAGCCCAGGCCCTGGGTTATGCCGAAGCCGACCCGACCTTTGACGTGGAAGGCATTGATGCGGCCCACAAGCTGACCATCCTGGCGTCCATCGCCTTTGGCATCCCGCTGCAGTTCGACAAGGCCTACACCGAAGGCATCACCAAACTGACCACCGCCGACGTGAACTACGCCGAAGCCCTGGGCTACCGCATCAAGCACCTCGGTGTGGCACGCAGCACCCCGGCCGGTATCGAATTGCGTGTGCACCCGACACTGATCCCCGCCGACCGCCTGATCGCCAACGTCAATGGCGTGATGAACGCGGTGATGGTCAACGGTGACGCCGCCGGCTCCACCCTGTTCTACGGCGCCGGTGCCGGGATGGAGCCGACCGCTTCGTCGGTAATCGCCGACCTGGTGGACGTGGTTCGCGCCATGACCAGCGACCCGGAAAACCGCGTGCCGCACCTGGCCTTCCAGCCGGATTCGCTGTCGGCCCACCCGATCCTGCCGATCGAAGCCTGCGAAAGTGCCTACTACCTGCGCATCCAGGCCCAGGATCATCCCGGCGTGCTGGCCCAGGTGGCGAGCATCCTGTCGGAGCGCGGCATCAACATCGAATCGATCATGCAAAAGGAAGTCGAGGAACAGAACGGCCAGGTGCCGATGATCCTGCTGACCCATCGCGTGCTCGAGCAGCATATCAACGATGCCATCGCCGCCCTGGAAGCCTTGCAAGGCGTAGTGGGCCCGGTCGTTCGTATCCGCGTCGAGCACTTGAACTAA